One stretch of Bosea vaviloviae DNA includes these proteins:
- a CDS encoding NAD(P)/FAD-dependent oxidoreductase, producing MRDEMQADVIIIGGGIAGASAAYFLSGQGSVVLIEREPHFGYHSSGRTAAQFTVGIAAGTMRRLAQASRAFLESPPPGFAEERILTPRGCLTVARAGQEQSLSRLHDNLASVGARAQHLDRAGALALFPALLAEHVASGVYEPDAMDIDVNTLLQGYLRGAKARGAQLLAGASIAAIERKGGQWLVSLDGQQIRAPLLLNAAGAWVDQVAGLAGVAPLGVVPHRRTAFTFASPAGLGTAAWPHVSNVDYRWYVKPETGCLMGSLADAVATEPGDVHPEDIDVAQAIHNIEQDTSFRVGRPLSQWAGLRNFTADKNPVAGARAADTEGFFWLAGQGGCGILTSPAMGQAIAAIMCDRDLPEGLRALGVSAADLSPQRETLRPAA from the coding sequence TTGAGAGACGAGATGCAGGCGGATGTCATCATCATCGGAGGAGGGATCGCCGGCGCGTCCGCCGCCTATTTCCTGTCCGGTCAAGGCTCTGTCGTGCTGATCGAGCGCGAGCCGCATTTCGGCTATCACAGCTCCGGCCGTACCGCGGCGCAGTTCACCGTCGGCATCGCCGCGGGCACGATGCGGCGCCTGGCTCAGGCGAGCCGCGCCTTCCTGGAAAGTCCGCCGCCCGGCTTCGCCGAAGAGCGCATCCTGACGCCGCGCGGCTGCCTGACCGTCGCCCGCGCCGGGCAGGAGCAATCCCTCTCGCGCCTGCACGACAATCTGGCCTCTGTCGGAGCCCGGGCGCAGCATCTCGACCGGGCCGGGGCGCTCGCTTTGTTTCCGGCACTGCTCGCCGAACATGTCGCTTCTGGCGTCTACGAGCCCGACGCGATGGATATCGACGTCAACACGCTGCTCCAGGGCTATCTGCGCGGGGCCAAGGCCAGGGGCGCGCAATTGCTCGCCGGCGCCAGTATCGCCGCGATCGAGCGCAAGGGCGGCCAATGGCTGGTCTCGCTCGACGGCCAGCAGATCCGCGCGCCGCTCCTGCTCAACGCGGCGGGCGCCTGGGTCGATCAGGTCGCAGGGCTCGCTGGGGTGGCGCCGCTCGGCGTCGTCCCGCATCGCCGCACCGCCTTCACCTTCGCCTCGCCCGCAGGCCTCGGCACGGCGGCATGGCCCCATGTCAGCAATGTCGACTACCGCTGGTATGTGAAGCCCGAGACCGGCTGCCTGATGGGCAGTCTCGCCGATGCGGTCGCGACCGAGCCGGGCGACGTCCATCCCGAGGATATCGACGTCGCGCAGGCGATCCACAATATCGAGCAGGACACCAGCTTCAGGGTCGGGCGTCCGCTCAGCCAATGGGCGGGCTTGCGCAATTTCACCGCCGACAAGAACCCTGTCGCGGGGGCTCGGGCTGCCGACACCGAGGGCTTCTTCTGGCTCGCCGGGCAGGGCGGCTGCGGCATCCTGACCTCGCCGGCCATGGGCCAGGCGATCGCGGCGATCATGTGCGATCGGGATTTGCCAGAGGGATTGCGCGCGCTCGGCGTGTCCGCTGCGGACCTGTCGCCGCAGCGGGAGACGTTGCGCCCAGCCGCTTGA
- a CDS encoding peptide ABC transporter substrate-binding protein: protein MASRNSDFASPTRRGLIALGAGAALGLGRATSGFAQARPPASPRGQVVAGISQEPTVFNPLMPGSEVDQGVWWQVFSPLWYIDPQGKLVADLAREVPSLENGGLSADGLVWKVKLRSDAKWHDGTPFTAEDVKYTLDLINNPGFRVRNRVGHGLVRDIRVVAPDEIHWRMESAYSPYLSILALTFIVPRHILEKASDPNTAPFNSAPVGTGPFRWGERVAGDHILLQANPAYHGQGPHLERIVFKYIPDLTMLYTQFRTGQVDYLGLSGISAHFVREAQSLRGRKVSLSPTAFVEHIALNLEYGPFAEKAVREALYLAMNKQARIDALYYGLPVPTESFLPQQSWAYADKLPVHRHDPAKANALLDAAGWVRGPDGIRAKAGVRLEFTNSTTVGNPGREQSQQLLAQDWQAVGAAMRISNMPAAVIWGEFWQKSKFQSVMVGSNFMQGSDPDVTPRFSSKAIPAKGGSGLNTCQYQNAEVDTLLAQGATQFDQAARKATYGRIQQIIRDDLALLPIYQTVMAEGLKDGLQGFAANINCSSNCWNMRSWYWAS, encoded by the coding sequence ATGGCCAGCAGGAATTCGGACTTCGCAAGCCCGACGCGGCGGGGATTGATCGCGCTCGGCGCGGGAGCGGCACTCGGGCTCGGACGCGCCACATCGGGTTTCGCGCAGGCGCGCCCGCCCGCCAGCCCGCGCGGCCAGGTCGTCGCCGGCATCTCGCAGGAGCCGACCGTCTTCAACCCGCTGATGCCCGGCAGCGAGGTCGATCAGGGCGTCTGGTGGCAGGTCTTCAGCCCGCTCTGGTACATCGATCCCCAGGGCAAGCTGGTCGCCGATCTCGCCCGCGAGGTGCCGTCGCTCGAGAATGGCGGCCTGTCAGCCGACGGGCTGGTCTGGAAGGTCAAGCTGCGCAGCGATGCGAAATGGCATGACGGCACGCCGTTTACGGCCGAGGACGTCAAATACACGCTCGACCTGATCAACAATCCCGGCTTCCGGGTCCGCAACCGCGTCGGCCACGGCCTCGTCCGGGACATCCGCGTGGTCGCGCCCGACGAGATCCATTGGCGCATGGAAAGCGCCTATTCGCCCTATCTCTCGATCCTGGCGCTGACCTTCATCGTGCCCAGGCACATCCTGGAAAAGGCGAGCGATCCCAACACCGCGCCCTTCAACAGCGCGCCTGTCGGCACCGGCCCCTTCCGCTGGGGCGAGCGGGTGGCGGGCGATCATATCCTGCTACAGGCCAACCCCGCCTATCATGGGCAGGGGCCGCATCTCGAACGCATCGTCTTCAAATACATCCCCGATCTGACGATGCTCTACACGCAGTTCCGCACCGGGCAGGTCGATTATCTCGGGCTTTCCGGCATCTCGGCGCATTTCGTGAGGGAGGCGCAAAGCCTGCGCGGCCGCAAGGTCTCGCTCTCGCCCACGGCCTTCGTCGAGCATATCGCGCTCAATCTCGAATACGGCCCCTTCGCCGAGAAGGCGGTGCGCGAGGCGCTCTATCTCGCGATGAACAAGCAGGCGCGCATCGACGCGCTCTATTACGGCCTGCCCGTGCCGACGGAATCCTTCCTGCCGCAGCAATCCTGGGCCTATGCCGACAAGCTTCCGGTCCACCGGCACGACCCCGCCAAGGCGAATGCGCTGCTCGATGCGGCAGGCTGGGTGCGCGGCCCGGACGGCATCCGCGCCAAAGCCGGGGTCAGGCTCGAATTCACCAATTCGACGACCGTCGGCAATCCCGGCCGCGAACAGTCCCAGCAGTTGCTGGCGCAGGATTGGCAGGCCGTCGGCGCGGCCATGCGCATCAGCAACATGCCCGCCGCGGTGATCTGGGGCGAGTTCTGGCAGAAGTCGAAATTCCAGTCGGTGATGGTCGGCTCGAACTTCATGCAGGGCAGCGACCCCGACGTGACGCCGCGCTTCAGCAGCAAGGCCATTCCCGCCAAGGGCGGCAGCGGCCTCAACACCTGCCAGTACCAGAACGCCGAGGTCGACACGCTCCTGGCGCAAGGCGCGACGCAGTTCGACCAGGCGGCGCGCAAGGCCACCTATGGCCGCATCCAGCAGATCATCCGCGACGATCTCGCTCTGCTGCCGATCTACCAGACCGTGATGGCGGAGGGGCTCAAGGACGGCCTGCAGGGCTTCGCGGCCAACATCAACTGCTCGTCGAATTGCTGGAACATGCGGTCCTGGTACTGGGCCTCGTGA
- a CDS encoding ABC transporter permease, whose protein sequence is MGRYLLQRLGQCLLLLALVSMIGFAILHLAPGGPLSQFALSSQMSQEDLDRITRQLGLDRPLLAQYLDWLWRMLRGDWGLSFRDGAPVSAVIGSHLRATFELMAVSTVIAIGLGCWIGILGAVRRYSLFDTLATIGAMVALSIPTFWFGLIAIYLFSVQLGWLPAGNRQTIGDGSPLDLLHHLIAPALVLALVETAIWARFMRSAMLEVIGQDYIRTARAKGLPERQVLRGHATRNALLPMITLAGLQFPTLLGGALVTETVFTWPGMGRLFLDSIEYRDYPVVMGILMFSAVMVLLGSLLADMLYAVADPRIRMG, encoded by the coding sequence ATGGGGCGTTATCTCCTGCAGCGCCTGGGGCAGTGCCTGCTGCTCCTGGCGCTGGTCTCGATGATCGGCTTCGCGATCCTGCATCTGGCGCCGGGCGGGCCCTTGTCGCAATTCGCGCTCTCCTCGCAGATGTCGCAGGAGGACCTCGACCGGATCACCCGTCAGCTCGGGCTCGACCGGCCGCTACTGGCGCAATATCTCGACTGGCTCTGGCGCATGCTGCGCGGCGATTGGGGTTTGTCCTTTCGCGACGGCGCGCCGGTCTCCGCCGTCATCGGCTCGCATCTGCGCGCGACCTTCGAGCTCATGGCCGTCTCGACCGTGATCGCGATCGGGCTCGGCTGCTGGATCGGCATTCTCGGCGCGGTCCGGCGTTATTCCCTGTTCGACACGCTGGCGACGATCGGCGCCATGGTCGCGCTGTCGATCCCGACCTTCTGGTTCGGGCTGATCGCGATCTATCTGTTCTCGGTCCAGCTCGGCTGGCTGCCGGCCGGCAACCGCCAGACGATCGGGGACGGTTCGCCGCTCGATCTCTTGCACCATCTCATCGCACCGGCCCTGGTGCTGGCGCTGGTCGAGACCGCGATCTGGGCGCGCTTCATGCGCTCGGCCATGCTGGAGGTGATCGGCCAGGATTATATCCGCACGGCGCGCGCCAAGGGCCTGCCGGAGCGCCAGGTGCTGCGCGGCCATGCGACGCGCAACGCCTTGCTGCCGATGATCACGCTGGCGGGGTTGCAGTTCCCGACCCTGCTCGGCGGCGCATTGGTGACCGAGACGGTCTTCACCTGGCCGGGCATGGGCCGGCTCTTCCTCGATTCCATCGAGTATCGCGATTACCCGGTGGTGATGGGCATCCTGATGTTTTCCGCCGTCATGGTGCTGCTCGGCTCGCTCTTGGCCGACATGCTCTATGCCGTCGCCGACCCGCGCATTCGGATGGGCTGA
- a CDS encoding ABC transporter permease: MANLQTLLDDTVLVPPPAENAAWRRFRRHKLAMAGAVTITVLFLGSFFGPYLLPFDDTRIDVMHRFAWPLSGAHWLGTDELGRDILARLMMGGRISLAIGFMAMVIAVVVGTTIGTVAGYYGGIIGSLLMRFVDAVLCFPTIFLLLALAALVEPSLVSMTLLVAATAWMNVARIVEGQIRSLREQDYAVAAKAMGASDWRVMVRSLLPNAMAAIVVAATLNVAKAILLESYVSFLGYGIQPPVASWGNMLNNAQIYLTSAPWLAILPGLAITLAVTSFNFIGDGLRDALDPRMDIR, translated from the coding sequence ATGGCGAATCTGCAAACGCTGCTCGACGATACCGTCCTAGTGCCGCCGCCTGCCGAGAATGCCGCCTGGCGCCGCTTCCGCCGGCACAAGCTTGCCATGGCCGGGGCGGTGACGATCACCGTGCTGTTCCTGGGCTCCTTCTTCGGCCCCTATCTCTTGCCCTTCGACGACACCCGTATCGACGTGATGCATCGCTTCGCCTGGCCGCTCTCGGGCGCGCATTGGCTGGGCACAGACGAACTCGGCCGCGACATCCTCGCGCGCTTGATGATGGGCGGGCGCATCTCGCTCGCCATCGGCTTCATGGCGATGGTGATCGCCGTGGTCGTCGGCACCACGATCGGCACGGTCGCCGGATATTACGGCGGCATCATCGGTTCGCTCCTGATGCGCTTCGTCGATGCGGTCTTGTGCTTCCCGACGATCTTCCTGCTGCTGGCGCTGGCGGCGCTGGTCGAGCCCAGCCTGGTCTCGATGACGCTGCTCGTCGCCGCGACCGCCTGGATGAACGTCGCCCGCATCGTCGAGGGTCAGATCCGCTCGCTGCGCGAGCAGGACTACGCGGTCGCGGCCAAGGCGATGGGCGCCTCCGATTGGCGCGTCATGGTCCGCTCGCTCCTGCCCAATGCGATGGCGGCAATCGTGGTCGCGGCCACGCTCAACGTCGCCAAGGCGATCCTGCTCGAATCCTATGTCAGCTTCCTCGGCTATGGCATCCAGCCGCCGGTGGCGAGCTGGGGCAACATGCTCAACAACGCCCAGATCTACCTGACCAGCGCGCCCTGGCTCGCGATCCTGCCGGGGCTGGCGATCACGCTCGCCGTCACCAGCTTCAACTTCATCGGCGATGGGCTGCGCGATGCGCTCGACCCACGCATGGACATCCGATGA
- a CDS encoding LysR substrate-binding domain-containing protein, translated as MTRRLPSLNALRCFEVVAAQLSIKKAALSLHVSESAVSRQVRILEEQLGTPLFMRTHNGLEITDAGQRLAMGVKEAFDHIARAVDPFQSDRDAVTIKVLPTFALRWLFPRLRAFQAQHPLIKVNVQTRLNDMTLNDTDADLGIRYGIGNWPQDCATELYPEWILPVCAPGYLSGSDCPDGDLDRATLLHPLPDRQDWLTWSEKAGHPLDTRKGLDFDALDMALSAAEAGLGVAMTDVVLAHEALEAGRLVAPVRKAVPTGASYYLVRPPDMRRRRQVKLLDEWICDEISAARDTVRLYMH; from the coding sequence ATGACACGCCGTCTGCCATCACTGAACGCCCTGCGCTGCTTCGAGGTCGTCGCGGCCCAGCTCAGCATCAAGAAGGCGGCCTTGTCCCTGCATGTCAGCGAAAGCGCGGTCAGCCGCCAGGTGCGCATCCTGGAGGAGCAGCTCGGCACGCCGCTCTTCATGCGCACCCATAACGGCCTCGAGATCACCGATGCCGGCCAGCGCCTCGCCATGGGCGTGAAAGAGGCCTTCGACCACATCGCCCGCGCCGTCGATCCCTTCCAGAGCGACCGCGACGCGGTGACGATCAAGGTGCTGCCGACCTTTGCTCTGCGCTGGCTCTTCCCGCGCCTGCGCGCCTTCCAGGCCCAGCACCCGCTGATCAAGGTCAATGTCCAGACCCGCCTCAACGACATGACCCTGAACGACACCGACGCCGATCTCGGCATCCGCTACGGCATCGGCAACTGGCCCCAGGACTGCGCCACGGAGCTCTATCCGGAATGGATCCTGCCGGTCTGCGCGCCCGGCTATCTCTCCGGCAGCGACTGTCCCGATGGCGATCTCGACCGGGCGACGCTGCTGCACCCGCTGCCCGACAGGCAGGACTGGCTGACCTGGTCGGAGAAGGCCGGGCATCCGCTCGACACGCGCAAGGGGCTGGATTTCGACGCCCTCGACATGGCCCTCAGCGCAGCCGAGGCCGGGCTTGGCGTCGCGATGACCGATGTCGTGCTCGCCCATGAGGCGCTCGAGGCCGGCCGGCTCGTCGCGCCCGTGCGCAAGGCGGTGCCGACAGGCGCCTCCTATTATCTCGTGCGCCCGCCGGATATGCGCCGGCGGCGGCAGGTCAAGCTGCTCGATGAGTGGATCTGCGACGAGATTAGCGCGGCGCGCGACACTGTCCGCCTCTACATGCACTGA
- a CDS encoding serine hydrolase domain-containing protein codes for MTPIDPQMAPRTAMLEQAILEKAALANWRIAPFCQWSFQNLDALVPTAAISEPGLSESDAGSALFDGIEVDYPDGQRLTLREHLTRSSTDALVAMRDGEVVAEWYAPHLDRDRPHTIFSISKSVTGMLAGIAIGEGKLDPAAPISHYVAAPTRSAYASATVRDLLDMTVALDFEESYLDTTGLFDRYRRAMLWNPARPGETPETLEQVMTSLGRSAAEHGRAFYYASPNADMLGLVIERATGTPYHAYLAQRLWRPMGARGAAYVTVDRAGTARASGGICATARDLARFGQLVLDGGRARDGRQVVPSEWVADMRTKGNRRAWETGNFWDMFLDGRYRSCWYLTGNPRGAFCGVGIHGQWLWIDPESRLVLVRFCSRPEPSEDALSEREIGVLNRVGEALQRVV; via the coding sequence ATGACCCCTATCGATCCCCAAATGGCGCCCAGGACGGCGATGCTGGAGCAGGCGATTCTGGAGAAAGCGGCGCTCGCGAACTGGCGGATCGCGCCCTTCTGCCAATGGAGCTTCCAGAACCTTGACGCGCTGGTGCCGACAGCCGCGATCAGCGAGCCCGGCCTGTCCGAGTCCGATGCCGGAAGCGCGCTCTTCGACGGGATCGAGGTCGACTATCCCGACGGCCAGCGGCTCACCTTGCGCGAGCACCTGACGCGCTCCAGCACTGACGCGCTCGTCGCCATGCGCGATGGCGAGGTCGTCGCCGAATGGTATGCGCCCCATCTCGACCGCGACCGGCCGCATACCATCTTCTCGATCTCGAAATCGGTCACCGGCATGCTCGCCGGCATCGCGATCGGCGAGGGCAAGCTCGATCCTGCCGCGCCGATCTCGCATTATGTCGCCGCGCCCACTCGTAGCGCCTATGCGAGCGCGACCGTGCGCGATCTCCTCGACATGACCGTCGCGCTGGATTTCGAGGAGAGTTATCTCGACACCACCGGCCTGTTCGATCGCTATCGCCGCGCCATGCTGTGGAATCCGGCGCGCCCGGGCGAAACACCGGAGACGCTGGAGCAGGTCATGACCTCGCTTGGCCGCAGCGCCGCCGAGCACGGTCGGGCCTTCTACTACGCCTCGCCCAATGCCGACATGCTCGGGCTGGTCATCGAACGGGCCACCGGCACGCCCTATCACGCCTATCTGGCGCAGCGCCTGTGGCGGCCCATGGGTGCGCGCGGGGCGGCTTATGTCACGGTCGATCGCGCCGGCACCGCCCGCGCCAGCGGCGGTATCTGCGCGACGGCGCGCGATCTGGCGCGCTTCGGCCAACTCGTCCTCGATGGCGGGCGGGCCCGCGACGGCAGGCAGGTCGTACCCAGCGAATGGGTTGCCGATATGCGCACTAAGGGCAATCGCCGGGCCTGGGAGACGGGCAATTTCTGGGACATGTTCCTGGACGGGCGGTATCGCTCCTGCTGGTACCTCACCGGCAATCCGCGCGGCGCCTTCTGCGGCGTCGGCATCCATGGCCAATGGCTCTGGATCGATCCTGAAAGCCGCCTGGTTCTGGTCAGGTTCTGCTCGCGGCCGGAGCCGAGCGAGGACGCCTTGTCCGAGCGCGAGATCGGGGTTCTGAATCGGGTCGGCGAGGCGTTGCAGCGGGTCGTCTAG
- a CDS encoding Zn-dependent hydrolase gives MPVPSDARIDIERFWTTIERSAEIGPGRPGGLSRLAASDSDKEVRDQFVAWCREAGLSVRVDGIGNIFARRAGTDSSLPPVVMGSHLDTQFNGGRFDGVAGVLAGLEVCRTLDALGKRTRRPIEVVNWTNEEGARFSPPMVGSGAFTGAYALDWARGRTDEDGKTIGAELKRIGYLGEMEDKPHAFDAYFEFHIEQGPILDREGMQLGVVTGGFPSTGMLVEFKGETAHTGPWPMERRKNALLAGARFLVAVDDLGWDHAGSGGKATAARLVAWPNKPGILSDWAQAVGDVRHPDPVTSEVMAERMRRAAFEAAAKADCGVEILDIWKWGGRIFAEELIDQVRASAAARGYRHMDILSQAGHDAYYIARHAPTTMIFAPCQGGITHNNGELCTREDLEPGLNVLLQCVLERADR, from the coding sequence ATGCCTGTGCCGAGCGACGCCCGCATCGACATCGAACGTTTCTGGACGACGATCGAGCGCTCCGCCGAGATCGGGCCAGGCCGCCCGGGCGGCCTGTCGCGCCTGGCGGCGTCGGATTCCGACAAGGAGGTGCGCGATCAGTTCGTCGCCTGGTGCCGCGAGGCCGGCTTGAGCGTCCGCGTCGATGGCATCGGCAACATCTTCGCCCGTCGCGCCGGGACCGATAGCAGCCTGCCGCCGGTGGTGATGGGCAGCCATCTCGACACCCAGTTCAATGGCGGCCGCTTCGACGGCGTCGCCGGCGTGCTGGCGGGGCTGGAGGTCTGCCGCACGCTCGATGCGCTGGGCAAGCGCACGCGCCGGCCGATCGAGGTGGTCAACTGGACCAATGAGGAGGGCGCGCGCTTCTCGCCGCCCATGGTCGGCTCCGGCGCCTTCACCGGCGCCTATGCGCTGGACTGGGCGCGCGGGCGTACGGATGAGGACGGCAAGACGATCGGCGCGGAGCTTAAGCGCATCGGCTATCTCGGCGAGATGGAGGACAAGCCCCACGCCTTCGACGCCTATTTCGAATTCCATATCGAGCAGGGTCCGATCCTCGATCGCGAGGGCATGCAGCTCGGCGTCGTCACCGGCGGCTTCCCCTCGACCGGCATGCTGGTCGAGTTCAAGGGCGAGACCGCCCATACCGGCCCCTGGCCGATGGAGCGGCGCAAGAACGCGCTGCTTGCCGGCGCGCGCTTCCTCGTCGCGGTCGACGATCTCGGCTGGGACCACGCCGGCAGCGGCGGCAAGGCCACTGCCGCGCGGCTCGTCGCCTGGCCCAACAAGCCGGGCATCCTCTCCGACTGGGCCCAGGCCGTCGGCGATGTCCGCCATCCCGACCCGGTGACCTCGGAGGTGATGGCCGAGCGCATGCGCCGCGCCGCTTTCGAGGCGGCCGCGAAAGCCGATTGCGGCGTCGAGATCCTCGATATCTGGAAATGGGGCGGGCGCATCTTCGCGGAGGAGCTGATCGATCAGGTCCGCGCCTCGGCGGCCGCGCGCGGCTACCGCCACATGGATATTCTGAGCCAGGCCGGGCACGACGCCTATTACATCGCCCGCCACGCGCCCACGACGATGATCTTCGCCCCCTGCCAGGGCGGCATCACCCACAATAATGGCGAGCTCTGCACCCGCGAGGATCTGGAGCCGGGGCTGAACGTGCTGCTGCAATGCGTGCTGGAACGCGCGGACCGGTAG
- a CDS encoding LysR family transcriptional regulator — protein sequence MTAKRPKLHHLNWNLLHTFLVIVEERSITRAADRLLVRQPSVSAALQRLEETLGGQLVQRDSRRFVLTKRGELLHKECVDIYRSVARIGEKLSEEHDELTGLVRVQLITHMVLPAFDRALSLMSRRHPGVTVRVEVASSQDIVRSVSQRLSPFGFCLLPNPLAGLNCRHLLREEFGILCGRDHALHGRAGVPLHELADEPFIALACGQDGALEPMVSLREGAGLGSRTVGASPNLEEVARMIAAGMGIGILPLASVQDALDTGTLWNLSGAGGGLGADLYFVSSPAMGLSAAELAFQRLFEDMLEAESAPPEIIDNPLIAGLTLPLA from the coding sequence GTGACGGCAAAGCGCCCGAAACTGCATCACCTGAACTGGAATCTCCTCCACACCTTCCTGGTGATCGTCGAGGAGCGCAGCATCACGCGTGCCGCCGACCGGCTGCTCGTGCGCCAGCCCTCGGTCAGCGCAGCCCTGCAGCGGCTGGAAGAGACGCTTGGCGGACAGCTCGTGCAGCGCGACAGCCGCCGCTTCGTCCTGACCAAGCGCGGCGAGCTTTTGCACAAGGAATGCGTCGACATCTATCGCAGCGTCGCCCGCATCGGCGAAAAGCTCTCGGAAGAACATGACGAGCTGACCGGGCTCGTGCGCGTCCAGCTCATCACGCATATGGTCCTGCCGGCCTTCGATCGGGCGCTGTCGTTGATGAGCCGCCGCCATCCCGGCGTCACCGTGCGGGTCGAGGTGGCGAGCAGCCAGGACATCGTCCGCTCCGTCTCGCAAAGGCTGAGCCCCTTCGGCTTCTGCCTTTTGCCCAATCCGCTCGCCGGGCTGAATTGCCGCCATTTGCTGCGCGAGGAGTTCGGCATCCTGTGCGGGCGCGACCACGCGCTCCATGGCCGGGCCGGCGTGCCGCTCCATGAGCTCGCCGACGAGCCTTTCATCGCACTCGCCTGCGGCCAGGACGGCGCGCTCGAGCCCATGGTCTCGCTGCGCGAAGGCGCGGGGCTGGGCAGCCGCACGGTCGGCGCGAGCCCCAATCTGGAGGAGGTCGCGCGCATGATCGCCGCCGGCATGGGCATCGGCATCCTGCCGCTCGCCTCGGTGCAGGACGCGCTCGACACCGGCACGCTCTGGAACCTGTCGGGCGCGGGCGGAGGGCTCGGCGCCGATCTCTATTTCGTCAGCAGCCCGGCCATGGGGCTCAGCGCGGCCGAACTCGCCTTCCAGCGCCTGTTCGAGGACATGCTGGAGGCCGAAAGCGCGCCGCCCGAGATCATCGACAACCCGCTGATCGCAGGGCTGACGCTGCCGCTGGCTTGA
- a CDS encoding ABC transporter permease: protein MTVLDLDSRVLQRRKLWRRISRSTGIHLGGGLLVLIACIALFAPLLAPHDPIAQDLTRRLLPPFWQAGSDPAHWLGTDHLGRDYLSRLIFGARVSLGIGLGVTLCAGLIGTMLGLLAGYFGGKTDMLISFIITTRLSLPIVLVALAAVALGGASLQTLAIVLSLLLWDRFAVVVRSATQGLRNREFVQATISFGASSLHVMLRGILPNLRNTLIVVATLEVANVILLEAALSFLGLGARPPTPSWGLMIAEGREHILFDPWLIALPGSALCLLILAVNLLGDGVRDALDATSS, encoded by the coding sequence ATGACGGTGCTCGATCTCGACAGCCGGGTGCTGCAACGGCGCAAGCTCTGGCGGCGCATCAGCCGCAGCACCGGCATCCATCTCGGCGGCGGGCTGCTGGTGCTGATCGCCTGCATCGCGCTGTTTGCCCCGCTGCTCGCGCCGCATGATCCGATCGCGCAGGACCTGACGCGCCGGCTGCTGCCGCCCTTCTGGCAGGCCGGCTCCGACCCGGCGCATTGGCTCGGCACCGACCATCTCGGCCGCGACTATCTCTCGCGACTGATCTTCGGCGCGCGGGTCTCGCTCGGGATCGGGCTCGGCGTGACGCTCTGCGCCGGGCTGATCGGCACGATGCTCGGGCTGCTTGCCGGCTATTTCGGCGGCAAGACCGATATGCTGATCAGCTTCATCATCACGACGCGGCTGTCGCTGCCGATCGTGCTGGTCGCGCTCGCCGCCGTCGCGCTCGGCGGCGCCTCGCTGCAGACATTGGCGATCGTGCTCAGCCTCCTGCTCTGGGACCGTTTCGCCGTGGTGGTACGCTCGGCGACACAAGGGCTGCGCAACCGCGAATTCGTCCAGGCCACGATCTCGTTCGGCGCTTCCAGCCTGCATGTGATGCTGCGCGGCATCCTGCCGAACCTGCGCAACACGCTGATCGTGGTGGCGACGCTGGAGGTCGCCAATGTCATCCTGCTGGAGGCGGCTTTGTCGTTCCTGGGCCTGGGCGCGCGGCCGCCGACGCCGTCCTGGGGGCTGATGATCGCCGAGGGACGCGAGCACATCCTGTTCGATCCCTGGCTGATCGCTTTGCCCGGTTCGGCGCTCTGCCTGCTCATCCTCGCCGTCAATCTGCTCGGCGACGGCGTGCGCGACGCACTCGATGCCACGAGCTCCTGA
- a CDS encoding ABC transporter permease — MLPFLARRLIVAVLVALAVSMVAFGLMFVAGDPAVVLAGQAGRAQDVEMIRQAYGLDRPLPVQFLGWIGRALTGNFGTSLYFNLPVATIIGERLPVTLMLGSAAFLLAMLVSVPLGIAASLKPGGLLDRAALLLAVLGQAIPSFWLGLILIVVFGVWWGLVPISGTESWQGYILPVIVLSYYAMPALMRLTRAGMIEVLGADYIRTARAKGLARLRILMVHALRNAVLPLVSLAAVQFGMMLSGSIVIESVFAINGLGRLAWESLLRSDLPVVQAIILILSLIYVTLTTAADLVNAWLDPRLRSA; from the coding sequence ATGCTGCCCTTTCTCGCGCGCCGCCTGATCGTCGCCGTCCTCGTCGCGCTTGCGGTGTCGATGGTCGCGTTCGGGCTGATGTTCGTCGCCGGCGATCCCGCGGTGGTGCTCGCTGGCCAGGCGGGCCGGGCCCAGGATGTCGAAATGATCCGGCAGGCCTATGGGCTCGACCGGCCGCTGCCGGTGCAGTTCCTCGGCTGGATCGGCCGGGCGCTGACGGGCAATTTCGGCACAAGCCTGTATTTCAACCTGCCGGTCGCCACGATCATCGGCGAGCGCTTGCCGGTCACGCTGATGCTCGGCAGCGCCGCCTTCCTGCTCGCCATGCTGGTTTCGGTACCGCTCGGCATCGCCGCCTCGCTCAAGCCCGGCGGCCTGCTCGACCGCGCCGCGCTGCTGCTCGCCGTGCTCGGACAGGCGATCCCGAGCTTCTGGCTCGGGCTGATCCTGATCGTCGTCTTCGGCGTCTGGTGGGGCCTGGTCCCGATCTCGGGAACCGAGAGCTGGCAGGGCTATATCCTGCCCGTGATCGTGCTGAGCTATTACGCCATGCCGGCGCTGATGCGCCTGACCCGGGCCGGTATGATCGAGGTGCTCGGGGCCGATTATATCCGCACCGCCCGCGCCAAGGGGCTGGCGCGGCTGCGCATCCTCATGGTGCACGCGCTGCGCAACGCCGTGCTGCCCTTGGTTTCGCTGGCGGCGGTGCAATTCGGCATGATGCTCTCGGGCTCGATCGTGATCGAGAGCGTCTTCGCCATCAACGGGCTCGGCCGCCTCGCCTGGGAATCGCTGCTGCGCAGCGACCTGCCGGTGGTGCAGGCGATCATCCTGATCCTGTCGCTGATCTATGTGACGCTGACGACCGCGGCCGATCTGGTCAATGCCTGGCTCGATCCTCGCCTGAGGAGCGCCTGA